A segment of the Thermus filiformis genome:
AAATGGCCAATACCTTGGGCCTGGTCCTGGCCCCCCTCATAGGGGGCTTTGCCGTGGACCGCCTGGGGCCCTACGCCCTTCCCCTCTTCGCCCTTCCTCTGGGGGTGGCCCTGGTCCTCCTCCTGGGCCTGAAGGCCCCTCCTCCCCTAGGCCCTTCCGAAGGGAGGCGGAAGGCCTTTGGGGGTGTACCCTTGGGTGTTCTCCTCCCCGTTGCTCTACCTGCCCTTCTCCCTGCCCTGGCCCTCACGGGGGGCGGGGTCCTCACCGCTCTTCTTTTCCACGACCTCAAGCGGCCCGAGGGGCTAGGTATCGCCTGGGCGGGCTTTAGCCTGGGGGGCTTCCTTGTGGCCCAGGCCCTTACCCGCGTCTCCCTCCCCCCGGTCCTTGGCCTCCTCGGGGGGCTTGGCCTCCTGGGCCTGGGCAACCTGGGGAACGGCCTCCTCCCTTACCCCCACCTCCTCCTCGGGTCTTTGGTCTCGGGGGCGGGGGTTTCCGTGGCCCGGATCGCCTTCCGGACCTTCCTCCAGCGGCTTGCCCCCCCGGAGACCCTGGTGGGCCTCTTTGCCTACGTCAACGTCCTCACCCAGACGGCCCGGGTCCTAGGCTCCCCCTTGGGCGGGGGGCTTGGGGACCTCCTGGGGCCCAGGGGGGCCTTCGTGGCCTTTGGGAGCGTTTTCCTCCTGGCCTCCCTTCTCTTTCCCCCTCTCCTCCGCCTCTCCCAAAGGGTTCTCTCCCCTCGTGGTGACGCCGAGGGGCGTGGGTGAGGCCCTCCTGGGCTCCACGGGCGGTATTCCCCTGCTGCTACTCTGGGGCTAACCCGTAAGGGGGTGAATGGCGATGCTCAAGGAGGTGCAAGAGGTCAGGGTCGGCGGCCGGACGCGGCGGGTGTACGTGCGCCCCTTTGCCATGCCTGCTCCATTACAGGTGGGGTCATCTGGATGGTGGAAGGGTTCGCTCTAGAGGCTTGAACCCGGTCTGGAAACTGGCCTTTCTTTCCGAGGCCCTGGGCGACCTGGGGGCCGCCCTGGGCTTCAGCGCCTTGAGCCTGGAGGTGGCCCGCACGGGGGAGGCCTTCTGGGTAGGCCTCTTCGCTGCCCTCGGGTACTTCACCCTAGGCCCTTTGCTCCTCCTGAGCCCCCGGCTGGACCGGGGAGACCCGGTGAGGGCCCTCCTCCTCCTGGCCCTTCCGTTCCCTCCTTTCCTCGCGGGGGGCCTGCTCTATGGGTTTGCCGTCGGGGTCACGGGCGTCCACCTGCGGGCCGTGCGGGGGTGGTTGCTGCCCGAGGAGGCCCTGGCGGGGAGCCTGGCCGCCCTGCGGGCCCTGATCTACGGGGCGGGCGCCTTAGGGGGAACCCTCTCGGGGGTCCTGGGGGGGATCGGCGTGACCCTGCCCTTGCGGG
Coding sequences within it:
- a CDS encoding MFS transporter, translating into MAKDLTPPSGTFSFFLLAFLLTLTGQGLVVAGLWRFLEAGASGLQTSVLTLVQALASILTPFLLQSWLETRPQMVLRLLAFGLGVAALLALGSPGLSTFLLLYAALLALFLFLTAALAIYGVLLGSALPRLFPKEALSQANARWEMANTLGLVLAPLIGGFAVDRLGPYALPLFALPLGVALVLLLGLKAPPPLGPSEGRRKAFGGVPLGVLLPVALPALLPALALTGGGVLTALLFHDLKRPEGLGIAWAGFSLGGFLVAQALTRVSLPPVLGLLGGLGLLGLGNLGNGLLPYPHLLLGSLVSGAGVSVARIAFRTFLQRLAPPETLVGLFAYVNVLTQTARVLGSPLGGGLGDLLGPRGAFVAFGSVFLLASLLFPPLLRLSQRVLSPRGDAEGRG